The following coding sequences are from one Syngnathus acus chromosome 12, fSynAcu1.2, whole genome shotgun sequence window:
- the alad gene encoding delta-aminolevulinic acid dehydratase yields MQVPAQSIIHSGYFHPTLRSWQTCATDIKAENLIYPIFITDNVDAVEPIGSLPGQARYGVNKLEGMLQPLVMNGLKCVLIFGVPANIAKDDRGSGADTDDTPAVMAVKKIRSVFPDLLVACDVCLCPYTSHGHCGILNEDGSLNNDASCLRLAEVALAYAKAGCHIIAPSDMMDGRVWAIKQALLANGIGNKVSVLSYSAKFASCYYGPFRDAAQSKPAFGDRRCYQLPPGARGLAIRAVERDVREGADMLMVKPGLPYLDIVREVKDKFPTHPLAVYNVSGEFAMMWHGAQAGAFDLRVAVMEAMTAFRRAGADIIITYYTPQLLDWLKE; encoded by the exons ATGCAGGTACCAGCACAATCCATCATTCATAGTGGCTACTTCCATCCAACATTAAGATCCTGGCAGACCTGTGCCACAGATATAAAAGCAGAAAACTTAATATACCCAATTTTCATCAC AGACAATGTTGATGCTGTGGAGCCTATTGGAAGCCTGCCTGGACAAGCCag ATATGGAGTGAATAAACTGGAGGGAATGTTGCAGCCGCTTGTAATGAACGGTTTGAAGTGTGTGCTGATTTTTGGGGTGCCTGCAAATATAGCAAAG GATGACAGAGGGTCAGGGGCAGACACAGATGACACACCAGCCGTGATGGCCGTGAAGAAGATCAGATCTGTTTTCCCTGATCTGCTGGTGGCATGTGACGTCTGCTTGTGTCCCTACACGTCACATGGTCACTGTG GTATCTTGAATGAAGATGGCTCTCTGAACAATGATGCCAGCTGTTTGAGACTGGCAGAAGTGGCATTAGCCTACGCCAAAGCTG GTTGTCACATAATTGCTCCCTCTGATATGATGGATGGCAGAGTCTGGGCCATAAAACAAGCATTGCTTGCAAATGGTATAGGAAACAAG gtGTCAGTGCTAAGCTACAGTGCCAAGTTTGCTTCATGTTATTATGGCCCCTTCAG AGATGCTGCACAGTCCAAGCCAGCTTTTGGGGATAGGCGCTGCTACCAACTCCCTCCTGGAGCGAGAGGGCTTGCCATTCGAGCTGTG GAGCGTGATGTAAGAGAAGGAGCCGATATGCTAATGGTGAAACCGGGTCTGCCGTATTTGGACATAGTGAGAGAAGTCAAGGACAAG TTCCCCACTCATCCCCTTGCTGTCTATAATGTGTCGGGAGAGTTCGCCATGATGTGGCATGGAGCACAAGCCGGAGCGTTTGACTTGCGAGTTGCTGTGATGGAGGCCATGACCGCCTTCCGCAGGGCAG gTGCTGACATTATCATTACTTACTACACCCCTCAGTTGCTCGACTGGTTGAAAGAGTGA
- the tmem203 gene encoding transmembrane protein 203: MLFSLRELVQWLGFATFELFLHLLALLVFSMLVALRADMFTATLSWWLVFVPLFAADGLSTYFTAIVSIRLYQENEKRLAVLRLLWVLTVLSLKLVCEVLLCQKLAEQEQARDLWFGLIVSPLFILLQLLMIRACRVN; the protein is encoded by the coding sequence ATGCTGTTCTCTTTACGCGAACTTGTTCAGTGGCTAGGCTTTGCCACTTTTGAACTCTTTCTTCACTTACTGGCGTTGCTGGTTTTCAGCATGCTGGTTGCCCTTCGTGCTGACATGTTCACCGCCACGTTAAGCTGGTGGCTGGTGTTCGTCCCCTTGTTTGCCGCTGATGGTCTCAGCACCTACTTCACAGCTATAGTATCCATCCGGCTTTACCAGGAGAATGAGAAACGCCTGGCAGTGCTGCGGCTGCTTTGGGTGCTGACGGTGCTCAGTCTGAAGCTGGTGTGTGAGGTGCTGCTGTGCCAAAAGTTGGCGGAGCAAGAACAAGCCAGAGACCTTTGGTTTGGCCTCATCGTCTCACCACTGTTCATCCTTCTGCAGCTGCTGATGATACGAGCATGCCGAGTGAACTGA